In the genome of Brachypodium distachyon strain Bd21 chromosome 3, Brachypodium_distachyon_v3.0, whole genome shotgun sequence, the window AGTTTGATCCAAATTTCCGCTTGAAATGCTAATTCTTGGTCACTCATAAATATATTCTTGGAGAAAATTAATGATCCATGACAAAATTCTAAATGTTGTACTAATCTAAGGAGTTTCTATACTTTAAAGTCGGCATAGTGATGTCCTTATTTAAAGGTCCATGGACTTGCATGTTGACTTTTTATCCAATTAAAGCGATAGAATAGTTGCACCTTTAGAATTCTATGAAATTAAACTTAGTCAaaatcggttttgctattgagaagtCCCCTGTTTTTTAATTAGAGTAAGTCGACATTTTTTTAACTAGAGTTGATCAAATCTTAAAAGAAACTTATAAAGTAGTTTTTTTATGCTTACGCCTACTAATTTTTATTTagatactacctccgttccataattcttgtatcaaatttgcccaaaaatggatgtatgtattcctaaaaaacgtctagatacatgtaatatttcaacaagaattatggaacggagggagtacataataaACAAGTTTGATCCAAATTGCCGCTTGAAATGCTATTTCTTTGTCACTCGTAAATATATCCTTGGAAGAAAATTAACCACTCCATGACAAAATTCTAAATGTTGTGTGCTATTTTACGGAGTGTCCATAATTTGAAGTGGACGGAGTGATATTCTTATTTGTAAGTCAATGTTCTTGCATGTTGACTTTTTGTCCAATGGAGGTTAATAGCTGCACATTTTAGAATTCTATTACCATGAAACCTAGTCGATTTAGAAATAACTATCTATGTGGCGCCTTAGAAATGAAAACCAAAGTTTTATGAGTCTCCATTCAGACACTTACCCTGCAATCCATCTTTTCATGTGAGCCTGTGAAATCAGAATCCAATGTGGCAATTTGGTTCGAGTTGAAAGACAAATGAAAGTAGCGTGTGGTGATTGGGGTCAGAGAAGTATCCGATGTAAaatcaaagaagaaaatagGTGATGTAAAACGAGCAGTAAAACTCCATCATCTGTCTCTGATTCGAAATAGATGTACAATAGCACGGTGAAAACATCTGAACCGACAACTGGATTTAAAATTAAAAATCGGGAGCATATTTATTAACTTATGTAATACGAATTACACAGATCGAAATCCAGATCACCCCACATTGCATGCGCCATTAAGTCAACCAAACCAATTTAATCTGTCAGTGCACCATGGCACCCCTAGCTGCACGATGATGGAGAATATATATGGATCATggaagaatatatatatatatatatgtggatCGATCAATAGTCAAACTGATTGTTGCTGGTATACGTGGTGGAGCCAAAGGTCCACCAGTAGGGCACGACGTTGTTGAGGTAGAGCGTCTGGCCGCCGGTGGAGGTGACCATGAAGGAGAGCGCCTGGCCGACGAGCGCCGAGGTGGACTGCCAGTTGGCGCCCCAGTTCCTGGTCATGGGGATCCACCCGGTGTTGGAGCCCTTGACCGACATGGCCCTGATggagccgctgccgccgacgtTGGTGACGAGCACCAGCTCGTAGTAGTTGAACCCGGCGATGCTGAACCGGATCCCGCCCTGCCTCCAGCACTTGACCTGCTGGTAGAGGATGGGGATGATGCCGGCCTTGTAGATGCCGATCTGGAGCCATGCCGGCTGCGACATGTCGAAGTGCGGGCGGGGCGGGTTGCACCAGCCGCCGTTGTTGTTGGGGAGCGCCCAGTTGGGAGGGCAGAGGTTGGTGGCCGTGACGGTGACCGTGCTGTAGCCGGCCCTGCACCAACCAGTGCTGCTGGCGTCGCACATGATCAGGTAGCACTGCCCGCAAGACGCACCGTCGTTGAACAGCGCCGTGCTCAGCGCCGCGTTGTTCACGCCGTACCCTTGGTCGTACAGGTTCTGGTACCCGCAAGCGCCACCTGAAGACAACATAACAACGTTGTTAGCAGGTCGATTAGGGACGAGAGAAATTAACCGGCCGTCCAGGTGAGACTCGCTCGCTGGCCGGAGCTAGCTAGCGTACCCATCGTGCCGGAGGCGTCCTGGCCGCCGTAGAACGTGGCCGTCCCCTTGCTCCAATCTGCCACTGCCGACTCGATGCAGAGTGCGAAGAGAGCCAAGAGCATCACCTTCCTTGGTGTGCCCATCTCCGAAACGATCACCGGTGGCTGGTAGATCTTGAAGCAACAAGGATCTAACTAGCTACCTAGGATCGATGTGGAGAATACGTGGGAATAAGAGAAGAGAGTGCGGCTGTTTGCTGGATTGtttgaaaacagagagagCAGTGTAGTGCTTATATAACAGTAGGGAACTTACTGGGTAATTTGCAGGAGGGTGTTTCGGAAATACGGAATGATGGTCGTTGGCAGGGAATACACAGGGAattaattgattgattgattgatagCGTGCATGGAATCCCACTGCTAGCTAAGCTCACATGCATGCGCGTAATGTCAAACCCTCGGCAGAATTAAGGGACTGGATTGATCCCCGTTGGTCAGCTCGAATGCTCGATGGAGCATCTCGATCATGAAGCCAAAATCCAATTCTTTCCACACCATTCCCGGGTTAGCCGAGGATTATGCCGCATGCGTGCATGTGTCCACTTGACagtcggcaagttttgcagGCAATTAATGGCTGATTGTGCTGTAATGTCGTGAGAATGCTCTGATCGATCTCGGACGCGGGAGTTAATTATCAAGTGTATTGTGAGGAATGTGAGGGCTCATATAAACTAAGGGAGGACCCACATGATGCCACGAGAGGGCCAGCGCCGTGGGCACATGGACGACCGTACGTGACATGATGCCACCCCAATCAGTTCCGGTAATTCAATTGGTTCTGGTTCTGGTTTGGCTAATGCCGTACTTTGATCTGTTCTGTTTTTTAGGGAATCCTGGATTTTGAGTTTGGCAGAGGCGGTCAGTCATATCGGAAGCAAGCCTGATCGGAAGATACCAAGTCAGGCCCACGGCTGATGGACAGTTAGGCACTGCTGAGTTGAACTGGCCCATTGAACTAATGGGCTGCACTTAGAGCGAGCACAACGCCCAAGGTCATTTCGTAAAAAGAAGAACTTCTCATGAAAGTTCTGAAAATCCCCAAAACTCGGTCCCACCCATACACAGCGGCACACAATCCGTGTGAGATCGGACCGGACCTTAGACCCGTGTTTTGGTGTGAGATGGATgaggagattttttttaacccgAGCATGAAAATATGGAAGTCGAACCAGGACCTCAAGGGTTCTATGAAAGCCCCTCGCCATTAGGCTAGAGACCCTTCCACGGCCCTTGGTAATAAGGCGCCGGCCGACCGTCATCAGATCGGCCGTAAGGACGGAGGGGGTGGGGGACCCAAGAAAATACATTTTACTTAATAGTTACTAATAAGCTCATTAGCAATTACTTAAAAACTAGTACAATGCCCGTGCATTTCCTTTCGTTTTCACATGTAAACATAATACACACGAAAattcaagtttatagaaaagacaacaacataATTTCACATTCAATCGAAATGCATTTTGATATGTTAAAATTATAAAAagccaagaaaagaaacactTGCACTTAACTCTCATGCAACCTTGAATGGTAAAATAAAGTTTGAAATGAAGAGTCTCTGATCGATGGAGTTGATAGATTATCTTCCATAAACGCAAATTAGATAGCTTTTTTATATCCCCTGGCTGGATAATATCCACTAAAAGAGGCCTAGTGGATGACACAAAACCTCAATAGGATACAGATAGTTTGATCTGCTCAAACAAAAGCTCAAAAATCACAGCTAAGTGTGAACAGTAGTAGGTTTTAATAGCACAAAGAAATGGAAACTTACCTTCGCCAGGCATCTGTTCTTTCAATTCACACTAACTTTTTTCTAACAAATGCAGAGTAATTTCTCCAAGATGCAGAAAAATGCAATAGTAATAGATCTGAGTAGTCTGATCTAAAACAATGCGACTATCTGCACAAAGTCCTGAAATTATCTTGAGCATCATCCAGTATGATATATTCTTGAAAGTTCAAATGAAACTTCTTGATAAGTTtcagaaattattttgatagCCTCTCTGATATACATCAACACCCAatcaaaactgaaaaacagAGCACggaaatatatactccctccgtctaacaaaggatgtctcaactttgattaaatttgaatgcatgtatacactaagtcatgtctagatacatccaaattttgacaaacttgagacatcttttattggacggagggagtaccgtATTCCAAATTGACCGCAAGGGTGAAAGAGGTAGGATGCAGCAGTACGGTACTGCGGGCGACGACAATTGATGTCCAGCCGAAAGTCCTCGACAAGTTAGTAGCACACAGGAAGGCTCCCACGGAGGGCGGTGCAGTAGATCAGTCCCATGCCGAAGCCTTCGCCGACGCGGGCCAACTTCTTGGCCAGGCGACGGCCTCCCGTGCCTAGACCTGCAAACTTGTGACCCTCAgagtaccctttgaccctccttagttcaatcaaatgaactaaaattttaaaatagcacaacattttgaaaaactagttcatttgtttgaactaagaagagtcaaagggtaccctgagggtcaccatgttgcgCCCCTACCCGTGCCCCTCCCCATGGCGCGGTGCGGGTCGGGTAGATGCGGGTGCGGCAGCGGTGGAGATGTAGGTAGCCTAGCTGGTGGTCGAGGCGGAgtgggagggaggaggcctAGCGCGAGTAGGGGCGAGGCGCGCGATGGGTCGCCAAGGCCACGATGTGGCGGGAGGGGGCAGGCGCGAGGAGGATGGCCATCGTGCATCGTGCGAAGGTTAGTTTTTTACCGTGAGTTAGGAGGGGCGGAGGCAAGGTAGAATTGCAGCAGCTGCTTCGGCCAAAGTCCATGaagcgagcggaggaggagatggggccGGCGGCcactggaggaggaggaggtgactAGCGGCCACCGGAGGAAGAGtaggggggcggggggggggggctcgggaggtggaggagggtACCGGCGCCACCGGGCACGGGAGCAAGGAGCGGCcacaggaagaggaggggtggaggcaagggccggcggcgccgggcacgcctcgggaggtggaggagggggccggcggcgccgggcacGGGAGCAAGGAGCGTCCACAGGAGGACGGGTGGAGGCAGGGAAGAATTGCAAAAAGAACCTCGAGTTTTGCAGAAGTCCAGTTCCGTCATCAAATTTGACTGCACGatgttttcttgaaaaaaggaaggacCAAAACGCAAAATTGCCACGACGAACGAAACCCAACGACGGAAACACTACTCTTTTTATTATCAGGTACAGATAGGTGAAGTCCCTAATTTCGCTCCCCTCGCATCTCTCATGTCAAATTCCTGGCTCCGTCCCTGGCCATATAATCAACTTTAAAACCCAAATCACGGTCCTCTGATCATCGCCACGtgcattatttttatttctacgTTTATGATGTTGTAACATTGGCTTCTCAAAACCACCCTAAAACCTTGCGATGTTTAGGTCAAGTCCATGTAGCAAAAATTATACGTATGCAACAAGTTCATATTAGTTGTCCCTAAACACTTTTAGAAGAAAGGTTACAACATATATATTAGTTCAACATATTAGAAGAAAGGTTACAACATGTACAACATAAAG includes:
- the LOC100839424 gene encoding expansin-A28, with protein sequence MGTPRKVMLLALFALCIESAVADWSKGTATFYGGQDASGTMGGACGYQNLYDQGYGVNNAALSTALFNDGASCGQCYLIMCDASSTGWCRAGYSTVTVTATNLCPPNWALPNNNGGWCNPPRPHFDMSQPAWLQIGIYKAGIIPILYQQVKCWRQGGIRFSIAGFNYYELVLVTNVGGSGSIRAMSVKGSNTGWIPMTRNWGANWQSTSALVGQALSFMVTSTGGQTLYLNNVVPYWWTFGSTTYTSNNQFDY